The Coraliomargarita parva sequence ACTTGATCCGTATATTCTCCGGCCTCTTCGCCGGCATCATTTGATTCGTCGCGTTGTGCACGCAAACGCCTAGCCATATTGTCTTCTGCAGCAAAGACGACATCGCGGTTGATGTCATCGAAAAGCGATTTGACGATATGCTCAGGCGTCGCGGGATTCCGGGCGACACTATAACGCACACCGTCCGCAGGATCTTGACTCAGCCCCAGGTACGCACCGCCGTCGAGTTTGGTGGATTGCGAAGCAAAAGCGCGCAAGCTGGGAGCGTCGCTGTGCGCCAGGGATTCGACAGTCTGATAGCCCAGGCATTCGTATCCAATTCCCAGATACGCAAGATGCTCCGAGACGACAGAATTGGTCCGGCCATTAAAGAGCAGGTCGCGGTGTTCCGCGTTCAAATCGTCACGGTAGGCAACCAGCAAAGCGATATTGTCATCTGGATGGGTACAAAGTTGCGTGATGCAATCGTCCTGTATCGCATCGTTCTTTGCGAGCTCCCGGCAGGCCGGCGAATCGTCGGAGCTGGCGATGTGCCTTGCGATCGTCGGATCAATACATGTGTTGGCCGCGAGTCGCCGCCGAACCTTCGACGCACTGTCCTGCGCAAGCATGCGCTGAATACTGGCGGGAAGATCGGCCTGGCCCGCGAGGAAAACGCGATCACGCGTGTCATCCGACTCGGCAAGCCACAACATTTGCGGCCCGGTCAACTCACGCCCGGCGAGTGCCAGTTTGCGAATCTCACTATCCGGCGCCAGACAGAGCGTTTCGAGCAATGCGGACTCCAAAGCCTTATTCCGGCGGAACAACAGTTGCTGGTTTTGAACTTGATCGCGTTCGGCCCAGAGATGCAGTAGCTCGTCATCCTGCGACCACGAGCAGATGATCGCGGCACGTACCATCGGATCCTCATCCCGCCCCAGCTGTACGGCAATATCGAGGTCGAGTGTCTTACGGGCCGCCAAGGCGCAACGCACGCAGACCTGATCATCGGCGGACAGGACAAACTGCAGCGGTATCGGCAAGGACGGGTTAGCGGCCAATTCGGCCCTCACGTAGTCATTTTCGTCCTCCACCAGAATTTGGCACTCCTTGGGCGTCAGGTTCGGATTACCGGCCAAAGCCAAACGCACAGAGGCATCAAGATGCTTTGCGAGGCGATTCAGGGTCTGCTGCGAAGCACGCGGATTGGTCGCAAGCCCCCGAGCGATGTTGATGTGCGACGGATCCGCTTCCTGGGCAATACGCTCGGCGAGATCGGACGGGATCAGTGGATAGCAGACAAGAAACTCGACGTACTTCGGTTGATCCAGGTAAAGGTCGTAGAGGTCCCTTAGGATACGCGTATGCAAGGGCGGTTTGCGGTTCGCCTTAACCGTGGCCTGCACACCGTCGCGGTCGATCGCATCCACCAGGTCCTGGTAATTGCTTATCTGGCCCATTCAATCTCCTCCGGTGTAATGAAGACTTCACGTGGGGTGGAGCCGTTTTGCGGCCCGATGTGCATACGATCCTCAAGTTCCTCGATGAGCAGAGCCGCCCGATTGTAGCCGATCCGCAGGCGACGCTGCAGGAAGCTCGTGCTGGCCTTTTGTGTTTCAGCGACAATCACGAGTGCTTTCCGGAGCAGCATTTCATCATCGTCTCCTTCGAAGTCGCCGAGATTGATCTGTGTGCCGCTTCGGTCACCCTCCATTGCATCGACACCGTTCAGGTTGACACGGTGCTCAGCCTTACGCTGACCGGCCACAAATTCGACCACATCGATAATTTCCTGGTCCTGCACAAACGGGCTCTGAATACGCATAAGACGCGCAATTCCCGGAGGATTGAACAGGAAGTCGCCGGCCCCGAGCAGGCTCTCCGCACCCTTGCAGTCCAAAATGGTCCGGGAGTCAATCTGCGACGAAACTTGGAATGCGATCCGAGTCGGATAATTGGCCTTAATGATTCCGGTGATCACATTCACACTCGGACGCTGCGTCGCGATAATGGTATGAATACCAACCGCCCTGGAAAGCTGGGCGATCCGGGCCAAAGCCGCTTCCGCCTCGCCCTTGGAGGTCATCATGAGGTCAGCCAACTCATCGATGATCACGACTTGGAAAGGCATTTTCTTAAAGCCTTCCGCTTCGGCCTTCTTGTTGTACCCCGCGATGTTCCGGACCTGCTTGTCAGCCAGCACCTGATAGCGCCGCTCCATTTCGGCCACCACCCATTTCAACACACTGACCGCCGGCTTGGGCTCGGTCACGACGGAGTGGATCAAGTGCGGAATCTCCTTGAAGAGGCCGAATTCGACCCGCTTCGGATCGATCAACACCAGCTCGAGTTCATCCGGACGGAATTTGTAGAGCAGGCTCAGGATCAAGGTGCTCATACAGACCGACTTGCCGCTGCCCGTCGCACCGGCGATCAACAGGTGTGGGGCCTTGGCGAGATCGGCAACGATGATCTTACCTTGGATGTCCATGCCCATAATGAGCGGGATCTCGTGCTCGGTCTCATGCCAGGCGCGGGATTCCAGCATGGCCCGGATCAGGACCGGGACGGAATTCGTATTGCCCACTTCGATACCGACGAATGGTTCACCCGGGATCGGCGCCTGAATGCGGATGTTCGTGTTGGCCATGGCCAACGCGATGTTCTTCTGAAGCGCGGCAATCGCTTCGACCCGCACCCCCATGCCTGGCTGCACGCGGAACTGCGTCACCCGCGGCCCGACAACCGCATCATACACGTAGGCATCGACAGCAAAGCTATCGAGCGTCTCCTGGAGCGCGTTCTTCTGCGCTTCAAGCGCCTCCGGAGTCATGAGGACCGCCTTTGAACGGTCGACCGGATTCAAAAGCGTGATCGACGGACGCTGGTAAAGCTCGATGTCCGGGTTATCGACCGGTTCCGGCTCCGGTTCGACGATCTCGGCCGGCGCATTGAGGTCTTCTTCAAAGGCAACAGCGCTTTCATCAGCTTCAACAGCAACACCGTTGAGTTGCGCGCGGGCGCTGCTGAGCATGCGATGGTAGCGTTGCTGGCTCTCGTCCTCGTATTGCTTGAAGTAGGCAACGCGCTCTTCGCGGTTCTGGAGCATTTTCTCAAGCTGCGCCCTCCATTCAGCGAGTTGCTCCTGCTCCAGAGCGAGGGCTTCCTCTTCCCGACGCGCATCCTCCACAAAGGCGTCGGGCAGGCTCTCCTCGAAATCCTCTTCTTCTGCGAGGTCTTCGACTACCACCTCCTCATCATACTCTTCATCCTCGTCCTGAGTCGCCCCCAAAGTCTCCTCAACCGTATTCAGAAAACGCTTGAGTCCGGCCTTCATACGGCCGAGGGAGTTCTTCTTCTTCAATGAATCGAGTGACATGCAGGGTCTTTAGCCAAGTCTTTAAGCAGCAAAAACCCGCAACGCTGAATAAGCTGGGCGAAGGGGCAAGGCTGTATTCGCGGGATTTTTTAATACCCGGACGACAACCAGTGTCAGGGACCCGCGACCACGGTGAGTAAACACGTTGTCCCGGTATCTGCAGAAGATAAAATTCAGGGGTGAACCACTCCCAGCCCGAAGCCTGACTCATAAGCTCACGCCCGCTTCCGGACCGGAGCCGGATCCAAAAAGCCGGAGGGCTCGAAGTCGCGGGGATCGTTCTCGGCCAGCCATTCCTCGATCACCTGGATAAACTGTCCGCCGAATTGACGCAGCTTCTGCTGCCCCACCCCCGGGATCGCGAGAAATTCGGAGTCCGTGCGCGGGTAGCGGCGGGCCATTTGACGCAACGCGACATCGCCGAAGATAACGTAGGGCGGCACACCACGGCCATCGGCCAGTTCCTTGCGCATCCCGCGCAGCACCTCGAAGAGCCCCTCGTCGCACTCGATTCCGGTGGCCTTGCTTCTGGAGCGCGCGGCCGGTGAAGCCACCGCAGCCGTTTCAATCCGCTTCATCCGGATGGCAGTCCGTTCTTTCAGCGCCTTGAGGGCTTGAGTCGTCAGTTCCACCGTCTGGTAGCCGTCGTCGGAGAGCGAGAGGTAACCCGCCTGGATGAGTTGCTTGCCGAGCACCCGCCAGTAATCCGCCGGATGCTCCATTCCGATGCCGTGCGTGGTCAGCTTGTCGTGCCCCTTATCCAGCACCTTGGCGTTCTCAGAGCCACGCAACACATCGACCGCGTGGTTCAGGCCCATCGGGTAGCCCGCCTTGTTGATCCTGAAGATGCAACTCAGCAGCTTTTGACACTCGATGGTGACATCTGCCTCTTCGGAGTCATCCAGACAGTTATCGCAGCTACCGCAGTTCGCTTCGGCCGAGCGCTCCCCGAAATAGCGGAGCAAGGCGCTGCGCCGGCAATTGGCGAATTCGGCAAAATCGGCCATCTGACGGAGCTGCTGGCGGGCGATTCGCGCGGCCTGCTCGTCTTCCATCTGGTCGATAAAGTGTTGATATTTAACGATATCTCCGGCGGAGAAGAGCAGCAGACATTCCGAAGGGAGCCCATCACGTCCGGCCCGGCCGGTTTCCTGGTAATAGCTCTCAATGTTCTTGGGCAGGTCAGCGTGGAGCACGTAGCGCACGTTCGGCTTGTTGATCCCCATCCCAAAGGCGATGGTCGCGCAGATCACCTGCACATCGTCCCGGATGAAGGCCTCCTGATTATAGGCCCGGTCCGCCTGCGAGAGACCGGCATGGTAGGGTAAGGCCTTGTGTCCCGCTTCCTGCAAAGCGGCCGCGTAGTCCTCCACCGCCTTCCGGGACTGGCAATAGACAATGCCCGATACATTCCGGTTGCGGCTTACATAGTCGAGCACTTGGCGTCTTGGTCGTTGCTTGGGCAGCACCCGGTAGGTCAGGTTCGGCCGGTTGAAACTGGCCACGTAGCGGGCCGGCTCCTTCAAGTGGAGCTGCTCCATGATGTCCTTTTGGACGCGGTCGGTCGCCGTCGCGGTCAGGGCGATGACCGGAATCTCCGGCAAATGCTCACGGATGGTCGCCAGTTGACGGTATTCCGGACGAAAATCGTGCCCCCACTCGCTGATGCAGTGCGCCTCGTCGATGGCCAGGGCGGCAACCTTCCAGCGCTTCACCTTCTCCATAAAATCCGGAAGGAACAGGCGCTCCGGAGCCAGATAAAGCAGCTTGTATTCACCCCGTTCCAGCCCTTCGAGGCGGGCACGTGCCTCCCCCGCCCGCACCGAGGAATTCAAAAAAGTCGCCGCCACGCCGGAGGCCTGCAACTGGTCGACCTGATCCTTCATCAAGGCAATCAGGGGCGAGACCACAAGAGTCAGCCCCTCCCGCTGGAGTGCCGGCAGCTGGTAGCAGAGACTCTTCCCGCCCCCCGTCGGCAGTATCGCCAGCACATCCTGTCCGTCCAGCGACGACTCAATGATTTCCGACTGCAGGGGACGGAAAACATCGTAGCCGAAAACGGCTTTGAGGGACTGAAGTAACTGGGTCTGCGGCACCATTTCGTGGACCTTGCAAAATAATGAACGTTTGAGCAATAACGAATCGACAAAACTTATTCACCATGGCAAAAACTTGCCATCTCAGCTCAGGCTTCCACCCTTTTCTTTCCATGGCTTGGCGTATCGACGAATATGTAGAATACGGCGAAATCGACAACCGCACGCGTGGGCGCGTGACCGGACAGATTTGGTTCCGCGGGCTCGACGGCCCGGTGCGGCTGGAGCTCGAGGGGAACCCCTGGCGGGATCTGGCCGGCCAACGCCTGCGTTTCCGGAACCCAAAGCCGAAGCCCATGCCCGAAGACAAGCGGTCTTTTGCGCGCGAACAGATCGGCGTGGTCGGCGATATCACCGCTTCGCGCAAGGTCAAGGTCCTCGAATTTCCGCTCGAAGAACTCGGCCAGTATTACAAGACCGGCAAGCCAATGCCCTATCACTGGGGCAATAGCCTCTATCTGGAATGGCACAGCGAGCGCAACGGCCGCGTCGTCATCGAAAGCGCCGAATACGAGCTTGAGGTCGAACCGGAAGCAACTTGGCAAATGTCCGAAGCCGAGGAAATCACGCAGCACGAAGCCAATGCGCAGGCCATGACCGGTTTCATGGACCGCCTCCTTGAAGCTGCCGGGCAAGCGGAAGCCGATGCCGACGAAGATGCCCCGCAAAGCCGGGCCGAAGCGGAGGCCGATGCCGAAGCCGCCCGCATGGACCTATTGAACGAACGGATCTGCGCACGCCTCGAACGGGAACCGGAGGCCGACGCCGAGCGTTACGAGGCAATCATGGAAGAAGAGCGTGAGCGCCTGCGCAAGGAGCGCGGCGAACCGGAGCCCGAACCACTCTCTCCAGAGGAAGAGGCCGAGCGCGAGCAATGGATCGACGCAATGAACGCCGCCGCGGCCGAAGCGTTCGAAGCCGACGACTGCCCGGTCACGGATGACCGGCACCCGCTGGTCGAGCACTGCCACGATTTCAGCCTGCAGCTCCGCAGCGATATTGAATTTGCCGGTTGGCTCCCGGAACACGCACAGGAGGAACACCCGCTCCACGAATTGACCTACGGTATCTCGTTCGCTGCCGCCAAACTGGCCGGGGCGCTCGACATCCATGATGAGTGGCCGCCGGATCCGCTTTTTGCCGGGAACTCGCTGGTTCGCCTGAAAAAGGCCCGCAACTGCCTGAACGATGCCCACGCCGGCCTCGAAGCGGCTGAAGCCGAAGGCATCTGCGATCCCGTTTGGCTACGCCGCACCCGGCAAGAGCTTGAGAGATTACAGGCCTCGGTCGGGAAGTTGATCGATGAAATTCGCGAAGTGTTGCGGGATGCGGAATCGGAATGATTCAGCGATAGCCCCACACTTCGAGATTCGGCACGCGCCCGAAATGCTCCTGATTCGCGGTGACCACCGGACATCCATGCGCCAGTGCGGTCGCGGCAATCCAGAGATCGTTGCCGCCAATCAAAAGTCCATTGGCCTGTAGAAAGCGATAGGCCTGTCCGTATTCCCAATCCACCCTCTCGTCCCAAGAGAGAATTTGAAAGGGTTGGATAAACTGCCGCCAGTTCTCCCGATTCGACAGCGACATCCCCGAAGCCAATTCCCCCGCAATGGTATGTGTCAGGTAAAGTTTCCAATCTCGATGCGCCCGCAGAAAAGTCATCGCCGGCCCGGGCTCTCGATGACGCTCCCGCTCAAAGTCGATGAGAAAACTGGTCTCTAGAATTACCGATTGCTCCATTTGTCTTCAGGAATGCGATCTTCGGCGACAGCCCGTTCAATCCGCTCGAGTTCTTCCTCTGTAAAATAGCGCGGAGTCTGGCTTTGTTCCAAAAGCTCGCCCGCCGTGATTGTCTCTTCATCCCAACGAGCTCGCAGAATCACCCGGCTGAAAGAATCACCACTCCCCCTCCGATGCGCCTTAAGTCGATTATAGGCACTGACACTGACCGAGATCGTTTTCGAAGCCATAATACACAGACCATACACAGACTGTGTATAAAATCAAGCAAAGGGGTCCCTCGCAGCTTGAATGGTGAACATATTTACACTTAACCAAGTCTTTCTTTTTGAACTCACACTTCCATGGCCCTCCGCTATCTCTTCATCGACTTCGACAGCTTCTTCGCCTCGGTGGAACAACAGTTCCATCCCGAGTTGCGCGGCCGTCCCATTGGCATCGTGCCCTCCCTCAACGTGGACAGCACCTGCTGCATAGCTGCAAGCTACGAAGCCAAGCAGTACGGGGTCAAAACCGGAACCGGGGTCCGCGAGGCCCGCTACCTCTGTCCCGGCATCACTTTCATCCAGGCCGGGCACAGCGACTACGTCCGGACGCATGAAAAGATCCACGAGTTGATCCATGAAATCATTTATGTCGATGCGGTGCTTTCGATCGACGAAATGTACGGGCGACTTCC is a genomic window containing:
- a CDS encoding DNA translocase FtsK; amino-acid sequence: MSLDSLKKKNSLGRMKAGLKRFLNTVEETLGATQDEDEEYDEEVVVEDLAEEEDFEESLPDAFVEDARREEEALALEQEQLAEWRAQLEKMLQNREERVAYFKQYEDESQQRYHRMLSSARAQLNGVAVEADESAVAFEEDLNAPAEIVEPEPEPVDNPDIELYQRPSITLLNPVDRSKAVLMTPEALEAQKNALQETLDSFAVDAYVYDAVVGPRVTQFRVQPGMGVRVEAIAALQKNIALAMANTNIRIQAPIPGEPFVGIEVGNTNSVPVLIRAMLESRAWHETEHEIPLIMGMDIQGKIIVADLAKAPHLLIAGATGSGKSVCMSTLILSLLYKFRPDELELVLIDPKRVEFGLFKEIPHLIHSVVTEPKPAVSVLKWVVAEMERRYQVLADKQVRNIAGYNKKAEAEGFKKMPFQVVIIDELADLMMTSKGEAEAALARIAQLSRAVGIHTIIATQRPSVNVITGIIKANYPTRIAFQVSSQIDSRTILDCKGAESLLGAGDFLFNPPGIARLMRIQSPFVQDQEIIDVVEFVAGQRKAEHRVNLNGVDAMEGDRSGTQINLGDFEGDDDEMLLRKALVIVAETQKASTSFLQRRLRIGYNRAALLIEELEDRMHIGPQNGSTPREVFITPEEIEWAR
- the recQ gene encoding DNA helicase RecQ, with translation MVPQTQLLQSLKAVFGYDVFRPLQSEIIESSLDGQDVLAILPTGGGKSLCYQLPALQREGLTLVVSPLIALMKDQVDQLQASGVAATFLNSSVRAGEARARLEGLERGEYKLLYLAPERLFLPDFMEKVKRWKVAALAIDEAHCISEWGHDFRPEYRQLATIREHLPEIPVIALTATATDRVQKDIMEQLHLKEPARYVASFNRPNLTYRVLPKQRPRRQVLDYVSRNRNVSGIVYCQSRKAVEDYAAALQEAGHKALPYHAGLSQADRAYNQEAFIRDDVQVICATIAFGMGINKPNVRYVLHADLPKNIESYYQETGRAGRDGLPSECLLLFSAGDIVKYQHFIDQMEDEQAARIARQQLRQMADFAEFANCRRSALLRYFGERSAEANCGSCDNCLDDSEEADVTIECQKLLSCIFRINKAGYPMGLNHAVDVLRGSENAKVLDKGHDKLTTHGIGMEHPADYWRVLGKQLIQAGYLSLSDDGYQTVELTTQALKALKERTAIRMKRIETAAVASPAARSRSKATGIECDEGLFEVLRGMRKELADGRGVPPYVIFGDVALRQMARRYPRTDSEFLAIPGVGQQKLRQFGGQFIQVIEEWLAENDPRDFEPSGFLDPAPVRKRA
- a CDS encoding type II toxin-antitoxin system VapC family toxin, translated to MEQSVILETSFLIDFERERHREPGPAMTFLRAHRDWKLYLTHTIAGELASGMSLSNRENWRQFIQPFQILSWDERVDWEYGQAYRFLQANGLLIGGNDLWIAATALAHGCPVVTANQEHFGRVPNLEVWGYR
- a CDS encoding antitoxin VapB family protein translates to MASKTISVSVSAYNRLKAHRRGSGDSFSRVILRARWDEETITAGELLEQSQTPRYFTEEELERIERAVAEDRIPEDKWSNR